A region of Anticarsia gemmatalis isolate Benzon Research Colony breed Stoneville strain chromosome 10, ilAntGemm2 primary, whole genome shotgun sequence DNA encodes the following proteins:
- the defl gene encoding integrator complex subunit 7 isoform X1 yields MIGVRLNSFNDNSGEPEQDANSALTELDKGLRSGKVGEQCEAIVRFPRLFEKYPFPILINSSFLKLADVFRMGNNFLRLWVLRVCQQSEKHLDKILNVDEFLRRVFSVLHSNDPVARALALRTLGAVAGIIPERQNVHHAIRRGLDSHDNVEVDAAIYATTRFAAHSNAFAVAMCNKLWDMVDCESTAAERRAKLVRALRTVHGGAVRAQGVLKLLRSLLERFPSSSSVRAAITALTHIAADTVVHVPDQVELLLSIAMKDARSSVRRAALIGLRKLAEHAALWPADCVENLVRAATDSQEVEHTVLCLQVMQKLVACPAVCAAAATPTGGCAALRRYCCDIALSADLHRAATAADVLTMLIVHCYEENIPVDGSELMLALETLVIATGADDNPNNIKPLRIALRCLVQLSKASAVTYASRTAGVVGAALQQLRAPAASSNARPAALLEALAALGAAPRAAQHLVPAMPALHHALDLHLQSTSSRTEVPEDDGTALVLLCTVLFQERAGKALTHKLSTTWQHKILDTIAHSDGWVRYRVARAALRYGHHRLAASILRRLSEDAPSEAAQRWLTALYRAASADAKLVEEGITGLEEASAGWEVCSGWGGAGGAALAGGACAAPCAGCGACSPLAPAWMKARATALAALARTAHAAKALCTQPPPAIAHTYAQSTRDPALKAGAFATALRKAARAVSLVAQRYANIAKTAFHADDSTLRHLHISQHTYSQLAQFLERITSSTQERPPELDNVDLKPTSLEEMIALSANTALANISAQLFDNPTTNPGITHRHAEAVIAAVRACAGGAVWPRGVCAGRGGGALCRVSLSPAWRAAGAPPAPPDHAATLPLSHRLALKLEGVVLPPVPLSKRQRLRQVKGVQITVTATPHPRTNEKTVELTNIAPVLTAVQTVTPVRDFFSAQQLVSVNAPGLYTVAVEAGFVDEKGELWNTGPRTSIVIKAHEDPTAKGTVQATRGRF; encoded by the exons atgaTCGGCGTTAGACTAAATTCATTTAATGATAATTCTGGAGAGCCGGAGCAGGATGCTAACTCAGCGCTCACAGAATTAGACAAAG GGTTGCGGTCTGGCAAAGTGGGTGAACAATGCGAGGCCATCGTCCGTTTTCCTCGTCTCTTCGAAAAATACCCATTTCCTATACTAATCAACTCGTCGTTTCTCAAACTGGCTGATGTGTTTCGTATGGGGAACAATTTCCTTCGTCTATGGGTGCTACGGGTCTGCCAACAGAGCGAGAAGCATTTGGACAAGATTTTGAACGTAGATGAGTTCTTGAGACGTGTATTTAGCGTGTTACATTCTAATGATCCGGTGGCTCGAGCTCTAGCGCTTAGAACGCTCGGGGCGGTGGCCGGGATCATTCCGGAGAGGCAGAATGTCCATCACGCTATCCGTAGAGGTCTGGACAGCCATGACAATGTGGAGGTTGATGCTGCTATCTATGCTACTACTAGATTTGCTGCACATTCCAA TGCATTTGCAGTGGCAATGTGCAATAAACTGTGGGATATGGTAGACTGTGAGAGCACAGCAGCTGAGCGCAGAGCTAAACTTGTCAGGGCTTTGAGGACAGTGCATGGAGGAG CTGTTCGAGCCCAAGGAGTGTTAAAGCTGCTACGATCCTTGCTTGAAAGATTCCCATCATCAAGTTCAGTGAGGGCTGCTATCACTGCACTAACTCACATCGCTGCAGACACTGTTGTCCATGTGCCTGATCAG GTGGAGTTACTACTTAGCATAGCGATGAAAGACGCTCGCTCGTCAGTGCGTCGCGCTGCTCTTATTGGTCTCCGCAAGTTGGCTGAACATGCTGCGTTGTGGCCGGCTGACTGTGTTGAGAACCTTGTACGAGCAGCCACTGACAGCCAGGAGGTGGAGCATACTGTGCTGTGTTTACAAGTTATGCAG AAGCTAGTAGCGTGTCCGGCGGTAtgcgcggcggcggcgaccCCCACGGGCGGGTGCGCGGCGCTGCGCCGCTACTGCTGCGACATCGCGCTCAGTGCCGACCTGCAccgcgccgccaccgccgccgatGTGCTTACTATGCTTATTGTGCATTG cTACGAGGAGAACATTCCGGTAGACGGTTCTGAACTGATGCTGGCGTTAGAAACGTTGGTCATCGCGACTGGTGCTGATGACAATCCCAATAACATCAAACCATTGAGAATCGCACTGCGGTGTTTg GTGCAACTAAGTAAAGCATCAGCGGTGACGTACGCGTCCCGCACGGCGGGCGTGGTGGGCGCGGCGCTGCAGCAGctgcgcgcgcccgccgccagcAGTAACGCGCGCCCCGCCGCCCTGCTCGAGGCACTGGCCGCGCTGGGCGCCGCGCCACGCGCCGCACAGCACCTAGTACCTGCCATGCCTGCGCTGCATCACGCTCTAGACTTGCATCTTCAGAGTACCAG CAGTCGCACAGAAGTCCCAGAAGACGACGGCACAGCTCTCGTACTGCTATGCACGGTGTTATTTCAAGAGAGAGCAGGTAAAGCTCTGACCCACAAGCTCAGCACCACGTGGCAGCACAAGATACTCGACACTATTGCACACTCCGACGGATGGGTGCGCTACAGAGTCGCTAGAGCGGCACTACG GTACGGCCACCATAGACTAGCGGCGTCAATTCTCCGTCGTTTATCTGAAGACGCGCCGAGCGAGGCGGCACAGAGGTGGCTCACGGCGCTCTACAGAGCCGCTTCCGCTGATGCTAAGCTTGTGGAAGAAG GTATAACAGGTCTAGAAGAAGCGAGCGCGGGCTGGGAAGTATGTTCAGGGTGGGGCGGGgccggcggcgcggcgctggcggGCGGCGCGTGCGCGGCGCCGTGCGCGGGCTGCGGCGCGTGCTCGCCGCTGGCGCCCGCCTGGATGAAGGCGCGCGCCACCGCGCTGGCCGCGCTCGCCAGGACCGCGCACGCGGCCAAGGCGCTGTGCACGCAACCGCCGCCCGCTATAGCGCACACGTATGCACAG AGCACCCGCGACCCGGCACTAAAGGCGGGCGCATTCGCCACGGCCCTGCGCAAGGCGGCGCGCGCCGTGTCGCTCGTGGCTCAGCGCTACGCTAACATCGCCAAGACGGCCTTCCACGCTGACGACTCTACGCTGAGACATCTGCATAT TTCTCAGCACACATACTCGCAACTGGCTCAGTTCTTGGAGCGCATCACCTCGAGCACTCAGGAGCGTCCCCCAGAGCTGGACAACGTGGACTTGAAGCCCACGTCTCTTGAAGAAATGATCGCGCTATCAGCTAACACCGCGCTGGCTAATATATCCGCGCAACTGTTTGATAATCCTACTACTAACCCAGGAATTACGCATAGG CACGCAGAAGCCGTAATCGCGGCGGTCCGTGCGTGCGCGGGTGGCGCGGTGTGGCCGCGCGGCGTGTGCGCGggtcgcggcggcggcgcgctgtgCCGCGTGTCGCTGTCGCCGGCGTGGCGCGCGGCCGGcgccccgcccgcgccgcccgaccacgccgCCACGCTGCCGCTGTCGCACCGACTCGCGCTCAAGCTGGAGGGAGTTGTACTGCCACCTGTGCCGCTCAG CAAACGCCAGCGGTTGCGTCAAGTGAAGGGTGTACAAATCACCGTCACTGCTACACCACACCCACGCACTAACGAAAAG ACGGTGGAACTAACAAACATAGCGCCGGTGCTGACCGCCGTGCAGACCGTGACGCCGGTGCGCGACTTCTTCTCGGCGCAGCAGCTGGTGTCGGTGAACGCGCCCGGCCTGTACACGGTGGCAGTGGAGGCCGGCTTCGTTGATGAGAAGGGAGAGCTGTGGAACACTGGGCCGAGGACTAGCATTGTTATTAAG
- the defl gene encoding integrator complex subunit 7 isoform X2, whose amino-acid sequence MIGVRLNSFNDNSGEPEQDANSALTELDKGLRSGKVGEQCEAIVRFPRLFEKYPFPILINSSFLKLADVFRMGNNFLRLWVLRVCQQSEKHLDKILNVDEFLRRVFSVLHSNDPVARALALRTLGAVAGIIPERQNVHHAIRRGLDSHDNVEVDAAIYATTRFAAHSNAFAVAMCNKLWDMVDCESTAAERRAKLVRALRTVHGGAVRAQGVLKLLRSLLERFPSSSSVRAAITALTHIAADTVVHVPDQVELLLSIAMKDARSSVRRAALIGLRKLAEHAALWPADCVENLVRAATDSQEVEHTVLCLQVMQKLVACPAVCAAAATPTGGCAALRRYCCDIALSADLHRAATAADVLTMLIVHCYEENIPVDGSELMLALETLVIATGADDNPNNIKPLRIALRCLVQLSKASAVTYASRTAGVVGAALQQLRAPAASSNARPAALLEALAALGAAPRAAQHLVPAMPALHHALDLHLQSTSRTEVPEDDGTALVLLCTVLFQERAGKALTHKLSTTWQHKILDTIAHSDGWVRYRVARAALRYGHHRLAASILRRLSEDAPSEAAQRWLTALYRAASADAKLVEEGITGLEEASAGWEVCSGWGGAGGAALAGGACAAPCAGCGACSPLAPAWMKARATALAALARTAHAAKALCTQPPPAIAHTYAQSTRDPALKAGAFATALRKAARAVSLVAQRYANIAKTAFHADDSTLRHLHISQHTYSQLAQFLERITSSTQERPPELDNVDLKPTSLEEMIALSANTALANISAQLFDNPTTNPGITHRHAEAVIAAVRACAGGAVWPRGVCAGRGGGALCRVSLSPAWRAAGAPPAPPDHAATLPLSHRLALKLEGVVLPPVPLSKRQRLRQVKGVQITVTATPHPRTNEKTVELTNIAPVLTAVQTVTPVRDFFSAQQLVSVNAPGLYTVAVEAGFVDEKGELWNTGPRTSIVIKAHEDPTAKGTVQATRGRF is encoded by the exons atgaTCGGCGTTAGACTAAATTCATTTAATGATAATTCTGGAGAGCCGGAGCAGGATGCTAACTCAGCGCTCACAGAATTAGACAAAG GGTTGCGGTCTGGCAAAGTGGGTGAACAATGCGAGGCCATCGTCCGTTTTCCTCGTCTCTTCGAAAAATACCCATTTCCTATACTAATCAACTCGTCGTTTCTCAAACTGGCTGATGTGTTTCGTATGGGGAACAATTTCCTTCGTCTATGGGTGCTACGGGTCTGCCAACAGAGCGAGAAGCATTTGGACAAGATTTTGAACGTAGATGAGTTCTTGAGACGTGTATTTAGCGTGTTACATTCTAATGATCCGGTGGCTCGAGCTCTAGCGCTTAGAACGCTCGGGGCGGTGGCCGGGATCATTCCGGAGAGGCAGAATGTCCATCACGCTATCCGTAGAGGTCTGGACAGCCATGACAATGTGGAGGTTGATGCTGCTATCTATGCTACTACTAGATTTGCTGCACATTCCAA TGCATTTGCAGTGGCAATGTGCAATAAACTGTGGGATATGGTAGACTGTGAGAGCACAGCAGCTGAGCGCAGAGCTAAACTTGTCAGGGCTTTGAGGACAGTGCATGGAGGAG CTGTTCGAGCCCAAGGAGTGTTAAAGCTGCTACGATCCTTGCTTGAAAGATTCCCATCATCAAGTTCAGTGAGGGCTGCTATCACTGCACTAACTCACATCGCTGCAGACACTGTTGTCCATGTGCCTGATCAG GTGGAGTTACTACTTAGCATAGCGATGAAAGACGCTCGCTCGTCAGTGCGTCGCGCTGCTCTTATTGGTCTCCGCAAGTTGGCTGAACATGCTGCGTTGTGGCCGGCTGACTGTGTTGAGAACCTTGTACGAGCAGCCACTGACAGCCAGGAGGTGGAGCATACTGTGCTGTGTTTACAAGTTATGCAG AAGCTAGTAGCGTGTCCGGCGGTAtgcgcggcggcggcgaccCCCACGGGCGGGTGCGCGGCGCTGCGCCGCTACTGCTGCGACATCGCGCTCAGTGCCGACCTGCAccgcgccgccaccgccgccgatGTGCTTACTATGCTTATTGTGCATTG cTACGAGGAGAACATTCCGGTAGACGGTTCTGAACTGATGCTGGCGTTAGAAACGTTGGTCATCGCGACTGGTGCTGATGACAATCCCAATAACATCAAACCATTGAGAATCGCACTGCGGTGTTTg GTGCAACTAAGTAAAGCATCAGCGGTGACGTACGCGTCCCGCACGGCGGGCGTGGTGGGCGCGGCGCTGCAGCAGctgcgcgcgcccgccgccagcAGTAACGCGCGCCCCGCCGCCCTGCTCGAGGCACTGGCCGCGCTGGGCGCCGCGCCACGCGCCGCACAGCACCTAGTACCTGCCATGCCTGCGCTGCATCACGCTCTAGACTTGCATCTTCAGAGTACCAG TCGCACAGAAGTCCCAGAAGACGACGGCACAGCTCTCGTACTGCTATGCACGGTGTTATTTCAAGAGAGAGCAGGTAAAGCTCTGACCCACAAGCTCAGCACCACGTGGCAGCACAAGATACTCGACACTATTGCACACTCCGACGGATGGGTGCGCTACAGAGTCGCTAGAGCGGCACTACG GTACGGCCACCATAGACTAGCGGCGTCAATTCTCCGTCGTTTATCTGAAGACGCGCCGAGCGAGGCGGCACAGAGGTGGCTCACGGCGCTCTACAGAGCCGCTTCCGCTGATGCTAAGCTTGTGGAAGAAG GTATAACAGGTCTAGAAGAAGCGAGCGCGGGCTGGGAAGTATGTTCAGGGTGGGGCGGGgccggcggcgcggcgctggcggGCGGCGCGTGCGCGGCGCCGTGCGCGGGCTGCGGCGCGTGCTCGCCGCTGGCGCCCGCCTGGATGAAGGCGCGCGCCACCGCGCTGGCCGCGCTCGCCAGGACCGCGCACGCGGCCAAGGCGCTGTGCACGCAACCGCCGCCCGCTATAGCGCACACGTATGCACAG AGCACCCGCGACCCGGCACTAAAGGCGGGCGCATTCGCCACGGCCCTGCGCAAGGCGGCGCGCGCCGTGTCGCTCGTGGCTCAGCGCTACGCTAACATCGCCAAGACGGCCTTCCACGCTGACGACTCTACGCTGAGACATCTGCATAT TTCTCAGCACACATACTCGCAACTGGCTCAGTTCTTGGAGCGCATCACCTCGAGCACTCAGGAGCGTCCCCCAGAGCTGGACAACGTGGACTTGAAGCCCACGTCTCTTGAAGAAATGATCGCGCTATCAGCTAACACCGCGCTGGCTAATATATCCGCGCAACTGTTTGATAATCCTACTACTAACCCAGGAATTACGCATAGG CACGCAGAAGCCGTAATCGCGGCGGTCCGTGCGTGCGCGGGTGGCGCGGTGTGGCCGCGCGGCGTGTGCGCGggtcgcggcggcggcgcgctgtgCCGCGTGTCGCTGTCGCCGGCGTGGCGCGCGGCCGGcgccccgcccgcgccgcccgaccacgccgCCACGCTGCCGCTGTCGCACCGACTCGCGCTCAAGCTGGAGGGAGTTGTACTGCCACCTGTGCCGCTCAG CAAACGCCAGCGGTTGCGTCAAGTGAAGGGTGTACAAATCACCGTCACTGCTACACCACACCCACGCACTAACGAAAAG ACGGTGGAACTAACAAACATAGCGCCGGTGCTGACCGCCGTGCAGACCGTGACGCCGGTGCGCGACTTCTTCTCGGCGCAGCAGCTGGTGTCGGTGAACGCGCCCGGCCTGTACACGGTGGCAGTGGAGGCCGGCTTCGTTGATGAGAAGGGAGAGCTGTGGAACACTGGGCCGAGGACTAGCATTGTTATTAAG